In Lathyrus oleraceus cultivar Zhongwan6 chromosome 2, CAAS_Psat_ZW6_1.0, whole genome shotgun sequence, the DNA window ATGATAACCTAGTGGAAGCTtggtccactgcctcttggttGTGGAGAGAATGGAAGGAAGTGGTGCTGCTCTCTTGTGCCTCACTTCAAGAACTTGATGAGAAAATAAAGTCTTCTCTGTGACCTCTTTTCCTTGCTTGCAACAAAATTCCAATGGCCTCTTCCTCAGATTTAGTGTTTTAGTGCTTAAATATGTGGGTCTAACATTCTTAATGGGCTCAAAAGTGACTTGTTTTGGTTTATGAACAAAATGTGCATTTGGTGAGGTGGTGTTAGAAAGTTACTTATTTGGAAAAACTTAAGTGAGTGGAAATAATGTTCATGGCTAAATGAGGAAAAGCAGAACATGGGCTGGTTGGTTTTGCAGCCAGGCTTGGTCGGTGTGGTTAGCAAGGAAACATTCTAAGGTGATGACTTTGTGGCTTCATAACTTGATGAGAACATGACCAATTGGTAAGACAATGTAAACAGTAGAAAGATCTCATGGAGATTAGCATATTTCATGTTGAGCATAAgtggaaatgatgaatggaagaaggtgaaaaatggccctCAAGATCATGTTGCACCATGCAAAACTGGTTGCGCAAGCTAGGCataaaatctgcctagaaattcaagtcatggtgcccactttaagtgaatgtatctctcaaactatggatccaaatgagatgattccaaagggaggtgaaagaagacatggcaaggtataattgttgtgaagaaaataatttcaaatgatgccttgaagtgcaagaaaactggccaagacGTTTTGACAAACTTGAAGATATTTAGACTTTGgaatttttctaagtgtcctgAAAATAAGCgtcactttgaccaagcataactttctcaattttgatccaaatggagcaaactttatatctctagaaagcttggaacaagagaaacaacttacatgttggagaaatttttaaatggagcttttatcttgatggaagatgggcttaaagtgagtgcaccaataataaaaatttgccctaaatggaaagtcaacatttccaaattaagtaacttttccaattcctgattaaatgatgaatccatgatccaaccttgatcaaatttcacatgtaaGCTTCCTTAGGTATGAActttgagattccactctcaaaaagtcaggagttgacttttctggccccacagttgacttttcccaagttgtctgattcccgattccaatgatcaattgaagcacctctggaTCAAATAAAAAGCTGATTGTTTGTATATAGACCCATGTGGACATATGGaaggccatggaaaagagtttcacccaaagaatcagaaataaactgattttataccaaaccctagttttagtGCAAAAATGATCGGGgactgattgcactgcttgccaatggatctttctgagataattgtgagtcttcctaggacaagatgcctctccaaacatgacatggatgagctcctctacttccaaccaaacattgcatgttgcaggtagccatgaaaaCCCTAGTTTCCTGATTAAATCtagatgaacactctgatagctctgaatccttcactgatggACGGAGGACCATAATAGGATACTTGGAaccccctgagacccttgagacttgtatacttagagaatgaagtccaattctcaatcctgttttgtgtgggctccttctgttaaggagtgatcaatccaaacctgatttccaagtcactaatgcagtatgcaatgagtatgacctagtatgatgccaatgaagtgtaaaacataatcccatgcttctaggaaagaatgaagggtaaatttttcagggccaaaatcagggtatgacaccaaagctaccttgtttgggaaggccatgagtaaggaagcttttgaagccatatttgtactcctcatctatcggctagtgttatttcccaacatcgacaatttcgtggatatgaacgctattagaattttctcttctcttaatcctgttccgactctattgggtgacacttatttctctttgcatatgaggaatgcaaagggtggttgttccattgtatgttgtctgcctctgttgtacaagtggtttatttcgcacttgcctcagacgcttgccttcagggagaacaagggatgtctatggtggtccacgagacttatgtctctcactaatgatgatatccCTTGGTATAATTTTGTTTATGATGGCGttaagattattgattcttgtggtgagttctccaatgtacctcttcttggtacatgtggtggaattaactacaaccctgctttggctcgccgtcaacttgggttccccttaaaggataaacctaaaaacattttgttggaaggattattctttcaagagggtaaagatccccaaaacttgaaggataggatggttCGCCCCTGGtgcaaggttcataggaaagggaggaatgagcttggtccgaagaattgtgttgctttggaagcttacactctttgggtaaggaagagagccctcGAGTACCTCATGCCgtatgagtatccaagacctacccctatggttatggttgggccttcaaccctccctaattAAGGAGTggaggagttgagagacgaagactattcgcgtgcttgggttcgtaagcgtgaggagcttcttcagcagctcaaggataaggatgcaatgatcgagttactagagcatcaggttattgatgaacccaatgatgtggttacttctctcctacctcactcatctaggttttagaagaagagatatgatcagctcaccaaggagaaggccgacatggaagcaacttatgagagagaggtgaagaggctcCTTTCAacgtatcttccgatctcgaaggctttggacgacTGATTCTAtggatccataggatgtttattctccttttctcttgtattgtatttggttaccgagactgtatcacttctttggtgtaaaaagtttctAAAGATTATATGAGTATTCCACATATATCTCAAAAAGTTCAAAATTTTGAAAACGTTTGCAAATAAATCTTTATAAAGTTCCTCtaatataaaaaaacaaatcatatgcacgagcattgcatgcatcatatgcataagcaggttttggttccgagctcttgatacagtggtctaactctttgctcttcatcattttgaagacaagttgacgcatCCGTACCGCACTTGCGTAAACGTCAAAGCAATGGCCGAACAACTAGAGAATGAGAACAGAGAGCTCAAAGAAGAAGTGAGCCGGTTATCTGCCTTAGTGGAGTCTCTGCTTCAAGCTCAGAAGCAAGCTGCAAATGTGCAAGCATCCGCGTCCAATCAACCGCCTGAGGTAGCTCCTACCTATATACCAGCCTCTACTATGGGATCAGTTAATGTAATGCCTTCCGGTTACCCTTGGGGGATGCCCCATAATTTCATGCCCGAAGGACATCATCCGCAAGTGCAAGTTCagccggcatctagcccggtccctgtgGTGCCACCCCCGGTAGTTAATTCTGTTCCTACTCCAGCTCACATTCCTCAAGTCCGTGTTGACGagactatctaccattctgaggCCTTTGAAAACACGGATGTGTATGACAAGTTAGATGAGATGAGAGACCAGTTCTCTGATTTGAGGAAGGAAATGAAGGCCCTTCGAgggaaagacttgtttgggaaaAGCGCCTCTGAGCTCTGTTTGGTCCCAAATGTGAAGATTCCaatgaagttcaaggtcccagactttgaaaaatacaagggcAATAGCTGTTCGCTCAGCCATttggtcatgtatgctagaaaaaTGCCTATGCAtaccgacaatgatcaactactcatccattatttccaagacagcATGTCTGGCGCTGCCTTGAAATGGTTAATGGGTCTTGACTGTGGCTCCGTGCGCACTTTCAATGACCTCGGTGAGGCCTTTgtaaagcagtacaagtacaacatggacatggctccaaacagagatcaactgagggcgatgtcccaaaaagacaaagaaaccttcaaggaatatgcccagagatggagagaattggcagctcagatagtgtcaccattagaggagaaggagatgacgaagatctttttgaagactttgagctctttctattatgagcgtatgattgctagtgctccctcggactttaccgaaatggtaaatatggggatgaggctagaagagggagtccgtgaaggacgtctgtctcGTGATGATTCTTcggcaaagaagtatggaggatttgccaggaagaaggaaggggagactcatgttgtttcttcccatagtaaaagaaggccctctgtaaggaggaaaGAAGTGCGACTAGTCGTCAAccaacatcaggtggctcatatagcacctgctttcagagaagctcaataaccacaacaacaacctcgtcaacaacaacaggcttaccgGCCTCGTggcaacaataataacaaaagCACCAgcaattatgagaggaagagggtgacttttgacccgatgTAGGTccgaatgttaagaagaacccattgtCCGAGCATGGAAAGGCGGTtatcaacatggtccagggttgtcctggcaaatataaggtcctttatgtgaatgatataAGGCAGTCCCTGGTGGaaatgtgtaagaccccaattttgtccctaagatccctcatggaatcatatcatatcattgcattgcctcaaggatcattggactccttgcttccttccctgtgggtgggatattctttgagagtggttcttgatcaccaagcatgtttgcatttgtatatcattgtttttcttttttatcactaaccaaaagtacaaaaatatatcatctaacctttgtcttgcagatgaagcaatcaacaggtCAAGACAgttaaaggcattcattgagcaatagatggtggtcattcttgagaatttggaccccacaatcattcacaagagttcatatgagctatgatgttattttgaagcaaaatcccaagtggtagaggcttgaatttcatcagaacattctccagtcatctgaaggcctagaaagtcaactacaaagtcaactatggatttggaggtgggaagtgactagaaatacttcattcatgttcaaacaagtctcatttgacatttcaaacatcaacattgaagaatttaaagtcagatcaaaactttccaaaaatagaaagtgacctataatttgaatttgccaaaaatggaaaggttttagtccaacttcaacttcaaattacatcatcaagaaggcttcaaatgaaattttgttgaacatgaaagttgtatatctttctttcccatttccaaaaagtccaagatcatcaatttctcatgtgtggttaaggagatatgatcaaaacatggaAAAGTATGCTtgaagcttcaaatggacataacttctcaaccaaagctccaaaatgagtggctctttttgcattttgttcatcttgacctctactttccaaaacatccattacatgacatgaatttcacttgcatgatcatgtgcaCATTTATGAAGTTTTGAGAAGGAAATTCCATAAAATGATTTTGGTGAATTATGAGCTTACAAAATCACTTCCAAAACTTGCATGGGCCTTGTTTGAGTGAAAATGAAccaatttcgtgcactgttcacacatgcatttcatgcatagaggtgaaaaaCCAATTTGA includes these proteins:
- the LOC127123391 gene encoding uncharacterized protein LOC127123391, with protein sequence MAEQLENENRELKEEVSRLSALVESLLQAQKQAANVQASASNQPPEVAPTYIPASTMGSVNVMPSGYPWGMPHNFMPEGHHPQVQVQPASSPVPVVPPPVVNSVPTPAHIPQVRVDETIYHSEAFENTDVYDKLDEMRDQFSDLRKEMKALRGKDLFGKSASELCLVPNVKIPMKFKVPDFEKYKGNSCSLSHLVMYARKMPMHTDNDQLLIHYFQDSMSGAALKWLMGLDCGSVRTFNDLGEAFAVPGGNV